Genomic window (Pradoshia sp. D12):
TGCAGGAATTAATTGACTGATATGTTTGTACGATAATTCTGTCCTTCTAAGCAGGTCATTGCCGCGAATGCCATCCTTTAGTTCACTGCTTCCCCATTCTCTTAAATAAGATTGGGTAGTTTCATTTGGTTTAATGATGGTAGCAGCCAGCCTTTCGATTTCATTCTGAATAGCTTGCTTTTTAGTCAAGAAGCGTTCATAACGGTCCTCACTGATCAATCCAATGCGATGGCCTATTTCTGTTAATCTCAGGTCTGCATTATCATGTCTCAGCAATAAACGATATTCAGCACGGGATGTAAGCAATCTATAAGGCTCATTCGTTCCCTTCGTAACCAGGTCATCAATCAGAACCCCAATATAGGCATCCGAACGGCTCAGAATAATCTCCTCTTCATTCAGAGCTCTGCGGCCTGCATTGATCCCAGCCATTAGCCCCTGTCCAGCAGCTTCTTCATAACCTGATGTACCATTAATTTGGCCAGCAGTATATAAATTTTTAATATTTTTTGTTTCTAATGTCGGCCAGAGCTGTGTTGGTACGATAGCATCATACTCAATTGCATAGCCAGCCCGCATCATCTGTACATTTTCGAGCCCCGGTATGGTTGCCAGGATTTCCTTTTGAACATCTTCCGGCAAACTTGTTGAAAGCCCTTGTACATATACTTCATTCGTGTCTCTGCCTTCCGGTTCAAGGAAGATTTGATGGCGTGGCTTATCATTAAAACGAACTACTTTATCTTCTATTGATGGACAGTAACGCGGTCCAGTACCCTTAATCATTCCAGAATACATAGGAGAGCGATGTAAATTATTATCGATAATCGTATGTGTTCCTTCATTTGTGTATGTCAGCCAACATGGCAACTGATCCGTAATATAGGTCGTTGTCTCATAGGAAAATGCCCTTGGTACATCGTCCCCAGGTTGTATTTCAGTTTTATTGTAATCAATTGTATCACCGTTCACTCTTGGCGGTGTACCTGTTTTAAAACGGACTAAATCTAATCCAAGCTCTTCAAGGTGTTCAGATAGCTTGATGGATGGTTGTTGATTATTTGGACCGCTGGAGTATTTTAATTCTCCTAAAATAATTTCTCCGCGTAAAAAAGTCCCTGTTGTAATAACAACTGCTTTTGAATGATAGATAGCCCCTGTCTGTGTAATAACGCCCTTACATTCCCCATCCTCAATAAGTAAGCGATCAACCATCCCTTGCATGAGGGTTAGATTCTTTTCATTTTCGAGCGTTTTTTTCATTTCGTTCTGATAGGCGAATTTATCTGCCTGTGCTCTTAACGCACGCACAGCCGGACCCTTACCTGTATTGAGCATTCTCATTTGAATATGGGTCTTATCAATATTTTTACCCATTTCTCCACCAAGAGCATCAATCTCTCTGACTACGATCCCTTTTGCAGGACCACCAACTGATGGATTACAGGGCATAAATGCAACCATATCCAAATTAATTGTTAATACAAGTGTTTTAGCCCCTTGTCTGGCAGCAGCAAGACCTGCTTCACTCCCCGCATGACCTGCTCCTATTACTATTACATCATATTCACCAGCATGATATGCCATTGTTTTACCTCCTTATTTCCCAAGACAAAACTGCGAAAACAACTGATTGATTAAACTCTCATGGACACTTTCTCCAATAACTTCCCCTAATAGTTCCCATGACTTTGTTAAATCGATTTGAACCAGATCAATTGGTACACCGGCATTAATGCCATCCAGTGCATCATCAATTGCCTGTTTTGCTTTATTCAAAAGGGCTATATGACGTGAATTAGATACA
Coding sequences:
- the mnmG gene encoding tRNA uridine-5-carboxymethylaminomethyl(34) synthesis enzyme MnmG, which produces MAYHAGEYDVIVIGAGHAGSEAGLAAARQGAKTLVLTINLDMVAFMPCNPSVGGPAKGIVVREIDALGGEMGKNIDKTHIQMRMLNTGKGPAVRALRAQADKFAYQNEMKKTLENEKNLTLMQGMVDRLLIEDGECKGVITQTGAIYHSKAVVITTGTFLRGEIILGELKYSSGPNNQQPSIKLSEHLEELGLDLVRFKTGTPPRVNGDTIDYNKTEIQPGDDVPRAFSYETTTYITDQLPCWLTYTNEGTHTIIDNNLHRSPMYSGMIKGTGPRYCPSIEDKVVRFNDKPRHQIFLEPEGRDTNEVYVQGLSTSLPEDVQKEILATIPGLENVQMMRAGYAIEYDAIVPTQLWPTLETKNIKNLYTAGQINGTSGYEEAAGQGLMAGINAGRRALNEEEIILSRSDAYIGVLIDDLVTKGTNEPYRLLTSRAEYRLLLRHDNADLRLTEIGHRIGLISEDRYERFLTKKQAIQNEIERLAATIIKPNETTQSYLREWGSSELKDGIRGNDLLRRTELSYKHISQLIPAESEVPEDVAEQVEIQVKYEGYIEKSIQQVEKLKKMENKRIPDLIDYDAITGLASEARQKLKQVRPLSMAQASRISGVNPADISILLVYIEQGKIAKIPQN